Proteins encoded within one genomic window of Methanosarcina barkeri str. Wiesmoor:
- a CDS encoding winged helix-turn-helix domain-containing protein yields the protein MKHCLLNLILFSGRRKDILLLLKEKPRDVDEIKELLNVNASSIQLHMKKMKDSGLITQKDKIYSLSEIGEIIVENMQPLLSTAETLGENTEYWMSHDLSSIPEFLLERIGELGNCKLLEPDVGHLFETPKILRDSILSSRETLTFAAYFHPQAPSIYTELAETGAEIVLCMTESVAQRLFLNNRIEAEKLSRAVNSRLFISRRPTTIPSLIVTDKIVSFKLFENNGKLRDQLILSFGERALCWGKELFRYYLEAAEPLNENSFLQ from the coding sequence ATGAAACACTGCCTTCTTAACCTGATTCTTTTTTCGGGCAGAAGAAAAGATATTCTACTACTCCTAAAGGAAAAACCAAGAGACGTTGATGAGATAAAAGAATTACTTAACGTGAACGCCAGTTCGATCCAGCTCCACATGAAAAAAATGAAAGATTCCGGCCTGATAACCCAAAAAGACAAAATTTACAGTTTGTCCGAGATTGGAGAGATAATAGTTGAAAATATGCAGCCCCTGCTCAGTACGGCTGAGACCTTAGGAGAAAATACCGAATACTGGATGAGCCACGATTTAAGCTCGATTCCTGAGTTCCTGCTGGAAAGAATCGGCGAACTAGGGAACTGCAAGCTACTGGAACCTGACGTTGGACACCTTTTTGAAACCCCAAAAATACTCCGGGATAGTATTCTAAGCTCAAGGGAGACCCTGACCTTTGCCGCTTATTTTCACCCTCAAGCTCCTTCAATTTATACCGAACTTGCGGAGACGGGAGCTGAAATTGTACTCTGTATGACCGAAAGTGTTGCACAGCGTTTATTTTTAAATAATCGTATAGAAGCAGAGAAACTGTCCAGAGCAGTTAACTCCAGGCTTTTTATATCACGAAGGCCGACAACAATCCCATCCTTGATTGTAACGGATAAGATCGTTTCATTTAAACTCTTCGAAAACAATGGAAAGTTAAGGGACCAGCTAATCCTGTCTTTTGGGGAAAGAGCACTATGCTGGGGAAAGGAACTTTTCAGGTACTATCTGGAAGCAGCCGAACCTCTGAATGAGAACTCATTCCTTCAGTAA
- a CDS encoding glypican family protein, with the protein MLNSPAEIRINSIELIIELPDKVLIELFDELFRELFSELFDELFDELFRELFSELFDELFDELFRELFSELFDELFDELFRELFSELFDELFNELLIGSLAWLFIESLIELRTALFIELFTGTPQLWIELLIELLTKPSDLRGSISSEPLQCEEYFFSEISVLTTLI; encoded by the coding sequence ATGTTAAATTCTCCGGCAGAAATCAGAATAAACTCCATAGAGTTAATTATTGAGCTACCGGACAAAGTCTTGATTGAGTTATTCGATGAGTTATTCAGGGAGTTATTCAGTGAGTTATTTGATGAGTTATTCGATGAGTTATTCAGGGAGTTATTCAGTGAGTTATTTGATGAGTTATTCGATGAGTTATTCAGGGAGTTATTCAGTGAGTTATTTGATGAGTTATTCGATGAGTTATTCAGGGAGTTATTCAGTGAGTTATTCGATGAGTTATTCAATGAACTACTTATTGGGTCATTGGCTTGGTTATTTATTGAGTCACTCATTGAGTTACGGACTGCGTTGTTCATTGAGTTATTCACCGGAACACCACAACTGTGGATTGAATTACTGATTGAGCTATTAACCAAACCGTCAGATCTTAGAGGTTCAATTTCTTCAGAACCTTTGCAGTGTGAAGAATATTTTTTTTCAGAAATCAGTGTTCTCACCACGTTGATTTAA
- a CDS encoding formylglycine-generating enzyme family protein — translation MGSPMREKRRKLWESPVHKVTIEKPFYLSRYPVTQEQWQKVMGNNPAYFKGEKHPVENVSWNEVQVFFRKLNALENVDGISRIYRLPTEAEWEYAARAGTETAYFFGDDESKLSEYAWFLENSGFATHPVGLKKPNPWGLYDIYGNAGEWVQDEYHISYKGAPENGRAWENALPGVSTPVRVRRGGGWNGNAGCCRSAERLFAAQDKRLNSLGFRVVKDI, via the coding sequence ATGGGCTCTCCAATGCGTGAAAAACGAAGAAAGCTCTGGGAAAGCCCTGTGCATAAAGTAACAATCGAAAAACCGTTTTACCTTAGCAGGTACCCGGTCACACAGGAGCAATGGCAGAAAGTCATGGGTAACAATCCTGCATATTTTAAGGGCGAAAAGCACCCGGTTGAAAATGTTTCCTGGAATGAGGTTCAGGTCTTTTTCCGGAAACTTAATGCTCTTGAAAATGTCGATGGAATTTCCCGAATCTACCGCCTTCCAACTGAAGCCGAATGGGAATATGCAGCCAGAGCAGGAACTGAAACCGCTTACTTTTTTGGAGACGATGAATCGAAACTTTCAGAATATGCCTGGTTTCTGGAAAATTCCGGATTTGCAACCCATCCGGTCGGCTTGAAAAAGCCAAATCCCTGGGGGCTTTATGATATTTATGGAAATGCAGGAGAATGGGTACAGGATGAGTACCATATTAGTTACAAAGGCGCCCCGGAAAACGGAAGGGCCTGGGAAAACGCCCTTCCAGGTGTATCCACTCCAGTAAGAGTAAGGAGAGGCGGAGGCTGGAATGGAAATGCAGGCTGCTGTCGGTCGGCTGAAAGACTTTTTGCGGCTCAGGATAAAAGGTTAAACAGCCTGGGCTTCAGGGTGGTTAAGGATATTTAA
- a CDS encoding glutamate decarboxylase — translation MISKKVNLETLDESKKYRVGAYSARYIPQVKEKGIPKYEFPEEGMSPRAAYQLVHDEQSLDGNPFLNLASFVNTWMEPEADKLVMENINKNIIDIFEYPQTDKVIQSNIVNMLGRLFNGHHTKFMGTATAGSSEAIMLGLLAHKWSWKNSGRGTGKPNIIFGNDAHVCWDKFAKYFDVEARKIPIDKDERKISAAAVSEQIDENTICVGCVLGTTFTGEIDPVKDINDLLLRYKKEKGWDIPIHIDAASGGFILPFTEPDFEWDFRLESVKSINVSGHKYGLTYPGLGWLIFRDENDLPEDLIFHVNYLGEMEDSYTLNFSGGSAMVVAQYYNILRFGRAGYTRIMKNILEVSQDLAEKVDRLGRFEMLNKGERLPIIAFKQKEETDYSLQQLSYKLRERGWIIPAYCLPENAADIEIMRIVVRENFTSDMAAILVNDIENACQFFENGRKSETKKPCPPDDGMVHIC, via the coding sequence ATGATTTCGAAGAAAGTAAATCTGGAAACTTTAGATGAGTCTAAAAAGTATCGTGTTGGCGCATACAGTGCCAGATATATCCCACAGGTCAAAGAAAAAGGAATTCCCAAGTACGAATTTCCTGAAGAGGGAATGAGTCCGAGAGCTGCTTATCAACTGGTACATGATGAACAGAGCCTCGACGGCAATCCCTTCCTGAACCTGGCAAGTTTTGTCAACACATGGATGGAACCGGAAGCAGACAAGCTTGTCATGGAAAACATAAATAAAAATATCATAGATATTTTTGAATATCCTCAAACTGACAAAGTTATCCAGAGTAATATTGTGAATATGCTTGGGCGCCTTTTTAATGGGCATCATACCAAATTTATGGGTACGGCAACGGCTGGCTCTTCAGAAGCTATAATGTTGGGTTTGCTGGCTCACAAATGGAGCTGGAAAAACTCAGGGCGAGGCACAGGCAAACCAAACATAATTTTTGGAAACGACGCTCATGTTTGCTGGGATAAGTTTGCCAAATACTTTGACGTCGAAGCTAGAAAAATTCCTATAGACAAAGATGAACGTAAAATTTCGGCAGCCGCTGTCTCAGAGCAGATTGATGAGAACACAATCTGTGTTGGTTGCGTTCTGGGAACAACTTTTACAGGAGAAATCGATCCTGTAAAGGATATTAATGATTTGCTTTTGAGATACAAAAAAGAAAAAGGTTGGGACATACCCATCCACATAGATGCTGCAAGTGGCGGCTTCATATTGCCATTTACCGAACCTGATTTTGAGTGGGACTTCAGATTGGAAAGTGTAAAATCGATAAACGTTTCGGGGCATAAATACGGATTGACTTATCCTGGCCTTGGCTGGCTGATTTTCCGTGATGAAAATGACCTTCCCGAAGACCTGATTTTCCATGTAAATTACCTTGGAGAAATGGAAGATTCGTACACCCTGAACTTTTCAGGAGGCAGTGCGATGGTTGTGGCCCAATATTATAATATTTTAAGATTCGGAAGAGCTGGCTATACTAGAATAATGAAAAATATCCTTGAAGTTTCCCAGGATCTCGCCGAGAAGGTTGACAGACTGGGCCGTTTCGAAATGCTGAACAAAGGAGAAAGACTTCCCATCATTGCTTTCAAACAAAAAGAGGAAACTGATTATTCCCTGCAGCAACTCTCTTATAAGCTGAGGGAGAGGGGCTGGATAATTCCCGCCTACTGTCTTCCAGAAAATGCCGCAGATATCGAGATAATGCGTATTGTCGTAAGAGAAAACTTCACTTCTGACATGGCAGCAATTCTTGTTAACGATATTGAAAATGCATGTCAGTTTTTTGAAAATGGTAGAAAATCCGAAACAAAAAAACCCTGCCCACCTGATGATGGTATGGTTCATATTTGCTGA
- the nikR gene encoding nickel-responsive transcriptional regulator NikR, with product MEPELMRIGVSLPDTLLSKFDEIVEKRGYSSRSEGMRDAIRSYIYHYEWINDVKGYRIGTIAVIYDNTRKDLSNVLTNIQHNYSHLIRSSVHVFLDCENCFELIFLNGKGEDIAELAESIIALKGVKFSKLTTISLNK from the coding sequence ATGGAACCAGAACTTATGAGAATAGGGGTCTCTCTTCCAGACACCCTTCTGAGTAAATTTGATGAGATTGTTGAGAAAAGAGGTTATTCTTCCCGCTCGGAAGGCATGAGAGATGCTATCAGGAGTTATATTTACCATTATGAATGGATAAACGACGTTAAAGGCTATCGTATAGGAACAATTGCGGTTATTTATGACAATACGAGAAAAGACCTATCAAATGTTTTAACAAATATTCAGCACAACTATTCTCACTTGATAAGATCTTCAGTGCATGTTTTCCTTGATTGTGAAAATTGTTTTGAACTAATTTTTCTCAATGGAAAAGGTGAAGATATTGCAGAACTTGCTGAATCCATAATAGCCTTGAAAGGCGTCAAGTTCTCAAAGCTTACAACTATATCGTTAAATAAATAA
- a CDS encoding amidohydrolase produces the protein MKNTIDVENDSIIAFTGGRIFTMDSEQKHAETVVINGGCIAAVGDRSILKSFPNAKIRDLKGRVLLPAFIDSHNHLSSFGCFFPTWANLIGLTEKGSVLEEIQLQTRKKPGKGWIVGFGWFDAKIGGVDLTKNDLDEISSDRPVLLIQATFHQSVVNSRALELVGITRSTPDPRCGIILRESDGMPTGVLVECAQVPVFRLAMEADTGTLANLIEAHAKELLKFGITAVHDPGVTPAAEAAYQKLHSEERLPVSVLMMPHGETILDNQLGYRLHGPVTGVGDERLRVGPVKLFADGATEETVAFSLKIGGQTINSGNYRDDFEEMLFAATEKGFRVCVHSFGNVTTDAVLTAFENAVTRAPAGFEMRPRLEHVTLISTSQIKRLAAMGGCACIQPQFLSRAQNTKQVVLDDGKWYAYGDLVKGGVTVASGSDNPGGFMDARDPIEGSVMGSTMSDGAGNAIFPDQVLPFEQWLWMYTAGGAYAGGQEKERGMLKKGMVADLVVLEGNLDPKNPPVVAETWVAGKQVYDHRV, from the coding sequence ATGAAAAACACCATCGATGTAGAAAATGATTCAATCATTGCATTCACGGGTGGCCGGATATTCACCATGGATTCTGAACAAAAACATGCAGAGACTGTAGTCATCAATGGAGGCTGCATTGCCGCCGTTGGTGATAGGAGTATACTGAAATCTTTTCCCAATGCAAAAATTCGCGACCTGAAGGGTCGGGTTCTACTTCCTGCTTTCATTGATTCACATAACCACCTATCTTCATTCGGTTGTTTTTTTCCTACCTGGGCGAACCTGATAGGCTTGACTGAAAAGGGATCTGTACTGGAAGAAATTCAACTGCAGACCCGAAAAAAACCGGGAAAAGGATGGATTGTCGGCTTCGGTTGGTTCGATGCCAAGATTGGCGGGGTCGACCTGACGAAAAACGATCTGGATGAGATTAGCTCCGACAGGCCGGTTCTTCTTATCCAGGCTACCTTCCATCAGAGTGTAGTAAACAGCCGGGCGCTGGAACTTGTGGGCATCACCCGGTCAACTCCGGATCCTCGTTGCGGAATTATTCTCCGGGAAAGTGACGGAATGCCAACAGGCGTGCTTGTGGAATGTGCGCAGGTTCCTGTGTTCCGACTGGCAATGGAAGCGGACACGGGAACACTTGCGAACCTCATAGAGGCACATGCTAAAGAGCTTCTCAAATTCGGTATCACTGCTGTCCACGACCCCGGCGTCACACCGGCTGCTGAGGCGGCATATCAAAAGCTTCACAGTGAAGAACGGCTTCCGGTATCGGTACTTATGATGCCACATGGAGAGACCATTCTGGACAATCAGCTGGGTTATAGGCTTCATGGGCCGGTCACCGGAGTGGGTGATGAAAGGCTGCGTGTAGGTCCTGTCAAATTATTCGCTGACGGTGCAACAGAAGAAACAGTAGCCTTTTCTCTTAAAATCGGAGGGCAGACTATAAACAGCGGTAACTACCGGGATGACTTTGAGGAAATGCTCTTTGCAGCGACAGAAAAGGGATTCCGGGTATGTGTCCATTCTTTTGGGAATGTAACAACCGATGCTGTGCTTACGGCATTCGAAAATGCTGTTACTCGAGCCCCTGCTGGATTTGAAATGCGCCCACGCCTAGAACATGTAACCCTCATAAGTACATCTCAGATCAAACGCCTTGCTGCCATGGGCGGGTGTGCATGTATCCAACCTCAGTTTTTGTCCAGGGCACAAAATACAAAACAGGTTGTGCTAGATGATGGAAAGTGGTATGCCTACGGTGACCTTGTGAAGGGAGGAGTGACTGTGGCCTCCGGCAGTGATAATCCCGGAGGATTTATGGATGCTCGCGATCCGATTGAGGGTTCTGTGATGGGATCAACTATGAGCGATGGAGCAGGCAATGCCATCTTTCCAGATCAAGTGCTTCCTTTTGAGCAGTGGCTCTGGATGTATACTGCAGGGGGCGCTTACGCCGGTGGACAGGAAAAAGAGCGTGGTATGCTGAAAAAAGGTATGGTTGCGGATCTTGTAGTCCTTGAAGGTAATCTTGACCCTAAAAACCCTCCTGTTGTTGCTGAAACCTGGGTAGCAGGAAAGCAGGTATACGACCATAGAGTCTAA
- a CDS encoding SAM-dependent methyltransferase → MEKPDNNENITLETREMKKGSSGTAENVAFVRALESLKSENERICYDPYAVRFLSQQYLVFLEMAAHDPSKTPFPGIHNSLSARVRYFDDFVKSSIEEGLEQLVILGAGYDTRAYRIEGLRGKVKVFEVDHPETQSVKIEKIKDIFGSLPDHVEYVSVDFESKDFSHRLLEHGYERSKKTIFIMEGLIYYLPPKAVDDMLCFIAKNSGVGSAIIFDYVYESSIDRTNGICGVQCTACDQIALMDAKKGMAQQGEPYKFGVKDGMLETFIVQSGFSQVCDVTTEDYKKIYFQGINEKRPVCYLSHFAHAIVE, encoded by the coding sequence ATGGAAAAACCGGACAATAACGAAAACATAACTCTTGAAACCAGAGAGATGAAAAAAGGATCAAGTGGTACAGCTGAGAACGTAGCGTTTGTCAGAGCTCTTGAATCGCTCAAGTCAGAGAATGAACGTATCTGTTATGACCCGTATGCCGTTCGCTTTCTTAGCCAGCAATATCTGGTGTTCCTGGAAATGGCAGCTCATGACCCTTCCAAGACTCCGTTTCCTGGAATTCATAATTCACTTTCGGCAAGGGTCAGATATTTTGATGATTTTGTAAAAAGTTCCATTGAAGAAGGGCTTGAGCAGCTGGTTATCTTAGGTGCAGGATATGATACCCGGGCATACAGAATTGAAGGACTTAGGGGTAAGGTTAAGGTTTTTGAGGTTGACCATCCTGAAACTCAAAGCGTGAAAATCGAAAAAATCAAAGATATCTTCGGCTCACTTCCGGATCACGTAGAGTATGTTTCGGTTGATTTTGAGAGCAAAGATTTTAGTCATCGGCTGTTAGAACATGGATACGAAAGGTCGAAGAAGACCATCTTTATCATGGAAGGGCTCATCTACTACCTTCCGCCAAAAGCCGTGGATGATATGTTGTGCTTTATCGCAAAGAATTCGGGCGTCGGAAGTGCAATCATCTTCGATTATGTCTATGAATCCAGTATTGATAGAACAAACGGAATATGCGGCGTGCAGTGTACGGCATGCGACCAGATTGCACTAATGGATGCTAAAAAAGGCATGGCGCAACAGGGGGAACCTTATAAGTTCGGCGTCAAGGACGGGATGTTAGAAACATTCATTGTTCAGAGCGGTTTTTCTCAAGTTTGCGATGTTACCACTGAGGATTATAAAAAAATCTATTTTCAGGGAATTAATGAAAAACGGCCAGTATGTTACCTGTCACACTTCGCCCATGCGATAGTAGAATAA
- a CDS encoding TetR/AcrR family transcriptional regulator, with amino-acid sequence MIALSKILPEYREKAKKRIIEAGLEVMYEKGYCNTTMEDIARCLDVSKPALYRYFKNKDELVIESANYLQTQYRDIKTGCNSEYRDIKTGCNSDICPVDAWIEIFDQIMSPDIKIHALYFEILGMTVHKPEVQKRSIEGMKRGLDQPTHEIEEQQQKGLIPSKTDPRTLAIALVSLFNGMRVLILLGVDWKEVRSRWIEILRNLFGITEKGGQQAECPRDCKRFEDCNPASEI; translated from the coding sequence GTGATTGCGTTGTCGAAGATATTGCCCGAGTATAGGGAAAAGGCAAAAAAAAGAATTATTGAAGCAGGGCTGGAGGTAATGTATGAGAAAGGATACTGTAACACTACAATGGAAGATATCGCTCGCTGCCTTGATGTCAGCAAACCGGCCCTCTATCGATACTTTAAAAATAAGGATGAATTAGTCATAGAAAGCGCAAATTATCTGCAGACACAGTACCGTGATATAAAAACAGGCTGTAATTCTGAGTACCGTGATATAAAAACAGGCTGTAATTCTGACATCTGCCCTGTTGATGCGTGGATAGAAATCTTCGATCAGATAATGTCACCTGATATTAAAATACATGCATTATATTTTGAAATTCTGGGGATGACAGTACACAAACCTGAGGTCCAGAAAAGATCAATCGAAGGCATGAAGCGTGGTCTTGACCAGCCAACTCATGAAATTGAAGAACAACAGCAGAAAGGCCTTATTCCATCCAAAACCGATCCGCGTACCCTTGCAATCGCTCTTGTGTCATTGTTTAATGGAATGCGGGTTCTTATCCTTCTTGGCGTTGATTGGAAAGAAGTCCGCTCTCGATGGATCGAAATACTCCGAAATTTATTTGGAATAACAGAAAAAGGAGGGCAGCAGGCAGAATGCCCCAGGGATTGTAAAAGGTTTGAGGATTGTAATCCTGCATCAGAAATATGA
- the tnpB gene encoding IS200/IS605 family element RNA-guided endonuclease TnpB, which yields MMKAFKFRLYPTTTQSVQLNQHIGSCRFVYNWALDQKIKTYEQTGKSISRFDLNKKIPVLKSSNEWLGKVNSQSLQGMTKQVESAFTRFFREKNGFPKFKSKKNPIQSFPIPQHYSVNFENNTVKLPKIEPIKAVLHRKFEGELKTATVSRSCKGNYYISILVEDGKELSAKQPFTESTTIGIDVGIKDFAILSTGEKIANPMYLKNSLKRLKVLQKRVSRKQKGSKNRTKAKKRLAVLHEKISNQRHDFQNKLSFKLISENQAIALETLNVKGMVKNHHLSQSISDSAWSIFVTKLEYKAAWFGKTILRIGQFEPSSKLCNVCGYHNSYLTLKDREWTCPDCKTKHDRDINAAINIKKFALIDQNLIGL from the coding sequence ATGATGAAAGCGTTCAAATTTAGACTCTATCCTACAACTACGCAGTCTGTTCAATTGAATCAGCATATAGGTAGCTGTAGATTTGTCTACAATTGGGCGTTGGATCAAAAAATTAAAACTTACGAACAAACAGGAAAATCTATTTCCAGATTTGACTTAAACAAAAAGATTCCTGTCTTGAAATCTTCTAATGAATGGTTAGGAAAAGTAAACTCACAGTCATTACAAGGAATGACTAAGCAGGTAGAATCTGCTTTCACCAGATTTTTCAGAGAAAAGAATGGATTTCCTAAGTTTAAATCAAAGAAAAATCCAATTCAATCATTTCCTATACCCCAACACTATTCTGTGAATTTTGAAAACAACACAGTTAAGCTTCCAAAAATCGAACCGATTAAAGCAGTTCTTCATAGGAAGTTTGAAGGCGAGCTTAAAACAGCTACAGTATCAAGGTCTTGTAAAGGGAATTACTACATTAGTATCCTTGTTGAAGACGGAAAAGAACTTTCAGCAAAGCAACCTTTCACAGAATCAACTACCATAGGAATAGATGTAGGTATCAAAGATTTTGCTATACTCTCTACAGGTGAAAAAATAGCGAATCCTATGTATCTTAAAAACTCCCTCAAGAGACTTAAAGTACTTCAGAAAAGAGTTTCAAGGAAACAAAAAGGTTCAAAGAACAGAACAAAAGCCAAAAAGAGGCTTGCTGTACTCCATGAGAAAATAAGCAATCAGAGACATGATTTCCAGAACAAACTCTCTTTTAAACTTATAAGCGAAAACCAAGCTATAGCTCTGGAAACTCTGAACGTTAAAGGAATGGTTAAGAATCACCACTTATCACAGTCTATAAGTGATTCTGCATGGAGTATCTTTGTTACAAAATTAGAATACAAAGCGGCATGGTTCGGAAAAACTATCCTGAGAATTGGACAGTTTGAGCCATCTTCTAAGCTTTGTAATGTCTGCGGATATCATAATTCATATTTGACATTAAAAGATAGAGAATGGACTTGTCCAGACTGTAAAACAAAACATGATAGAGATATAAATGCCGCTATCAATATCAAGAAATTCGCTCTCATAGATCAAAATCTAATTGGGTTGTAA
- a CDS encoding bifunctional 2-polyprenyl-6-hydroxyphenol methylase/3-demethylubiquinol 3-O-methyltransferase UbiG: MNAKLFLEITMENDKGRIQKTMNSLPITSKSRVLDIGSGPGVLSILISKKAAHVTAVEPSREMMGILQDNIKKFDITNINCVNKRWEDVDTETDLEGPYDIVFASYSLGMVDIKNAIIKMISSSSSSVHLYWIAGSNLWDIYSPEIWPVLHDKDYQPMPKSNILYNVLYQMDIYPNVNVSKLNYINRFSSFDEAVEYCIPMYKITNSSQEQILRDYLKCILKNRDGFLTIEAQTNHVEMWWQK, from the coding sequence TTGAATGCAAAATTGTTTTTGGAAATAACAATGGAAAACGATAAAGGAAGAATTCAGAAGACAATGAATAGTCTGCCAATAACTTCTAAATCTCGAGTGCTCGATATAGGCTCAGGTCCTGGAGTTCTTTCAATTCTAATTTCTAAAAAAGCAGCTCATGTCACAGCTGTAGAACCTTCAAGAGAAATGATGGGTATTTTGCAAGATAACATCAAGAAATTTGATATTACCAATATTAATTGTGTAAATAAACGTTGGGAAGATGTGGATACAGAAACAGATCTTGAAGGTCCGTACGATATAGTATTTGCTTCATACTCTCTCGGGATGGTTGACATAAAAAATGCAATAATAAAAATGATTTCTTCTTCTTCAAGTAGTGTGCACCTTTATTGGATTGCAGGAAGCAATTTATGGGATATATATTCCCCTGAGATCTGGCCTGTTCTTCATGACAAGGATTATCAACCTATGCCAAAAAGCAATATTTTATATAATGTTCTATATCAGATGGATATTTATCCTAATGTAAATGTGTCCAAATTAAATTATATAAATAGATTTTCGTCTTTTGATGAAGCTGTCGAGTATTGTATTCCTATGTATAAAATTACAAATTCCTCTCAAGAGCAGATACTTCGTGATTATCTAAAATGTATTCTAAAAAACAGGGACGGTTTTTTGACTATCGAGGCTCAAACCAATCATGTAGAAATGTGGTGGCAAAAGTAA
- a CDS encoding ABC transporter substrate-binding protein, giving the protein MNTTVKRKLFVGILLCFLMSLRICVASAAIPGDLNNDNMISRAELSDAIISYMKFTYTGENVKCLEKDMLRETARKHFTITVTDLAGREVTVPTRVERVVLGQSLYIQEFAALEGENFTEKIVGWGSELETYDIDTYNEYLNKYPEIENIPAVGSLNKNTFDTEAIISLNPDLVIMPLMMKEIAQKSTENLENAGIPVLFVDFWKDPLENTQKSILVMGQVLGREKRAEDISRFYGEQMDKVYSVLNSEEENDTKQKVYVEYGSFGPSQYGMTFSTSNWGPMITKLNGINVAEGVASMAPIDPEYLLAENPDIIIIAGQYWPESKDSMILGYATNLNESRKRLQGFCTRSGWNTLNAVKNNNIHGIHQGISYHIYNFAGIQALAKWMYPEKFADLDPEANLREFHERYLPIDYNGVWILDIGEAQEK; this is encoded by the coding sequence ATGAATACAACTGTAAAAAGAAAGTTATTTGTAGGTATCTTATTGTGCTTCTTAATGTCTTTGAGAATATGTGTGGCTAGTGCAGCAATTCCAGGGGATCTGAATAATGATAACATGATCTCTAGAGCAGAACTTTCAGATGCAATTATCTCATACATGAAGTTTACATATACCGGAGAAAATGTGAAGTGTCTTGAAAAGGATATGTTGCGAGAAACCGCAAGAAAGCATTTTACAATAACTGTGACTGATCTTGCTGGAAGAGAAGTTACTGTTCCTACAAGAGTCGAAAGAGTTGTTTTAGGTCAGTCTCTTTATATTCAGGAATTTGCCGCTCTAGAAGGTGAAAATTTTACAGAAAAAATAGTTGGTTGGGGTTCAGAACTTGAAACTTATGACATAGATACCTACAATGAATATCTAAATAAGTACCCTGAAATAGAAAACATTCCTGCAGTCGGATCTCTTAATAAAAATACATTTGATACAGAAGCTATTATTTCTCTTAATCCTGACCTTGTTATAATGCCATTAATGATGAAAGAGATCGCACAAAAGAGTACTGAAAATCTGGAAAATGCCGGAATTCCCGTTCTTTTTGTAGATTTCTGGAAAGACCCTTTAGAAAATACACAGAAGAGCATACTAGTAATGGGTCAAGTACTGGGTAGGGAAAAAAGAGCAGAAGATATTTCTAGATTTTACGGGGAACAGATGGATAAGGTTTATTCAGTCCTGAATAGCGAGGAAGAAAATGATACAAAACAGAAAGTTTACGTTGAATATGGTTCATTTGGCCCATCTCAGTATGGAATGACTTTTAGTACCTCAAACTGGGGACCAATGATCACAAAATTAAATGGTATAAACGTTGCCGAAGGTGTTGCAAGTATGGCTCCCATAGATCCGGAATACCTTCTGGCTGAAAATCCTGATATCATAATAATAGCTGGCCAGTACTGGCCAGAGAGTAAAGATTCAATGATACTTGGATATGCAACAAATCTAAATGAATCCAGAAAACGTCTTCAAGGTTTCTGTACCCGCTCAGGATGGAACACACTTAATGCAGTAAAAAATAATAATATTCATGGGATTCATCAAGGTATTAGTTATCATATATATAATTTTGCGGGAATTCAGGCACTTGCTAAATGGATGTATCCAGAGAAATTTGCTGATTTAGATCCGGAAGCAAATTTAAGAGAATTTCATGAGAGATATCTGCCTATTGATTATAATGGTGTGTGGATCTTGGATATTGGGGAGGCGCAAGAGAAATGA